One genomic window of Arthrobacter caoxuetaonis includes the following:
- a CDS encoding NAD(P)H-dependent glycerol-3-phosphate dehydrogenase, translated as MRPPQTVAVLGAGSWGTTFAKIAADSGDSRGVQVRVWARRPEAAEEINATRRNSRYLGDIQLPANLQATDDVAEALNGAQLVVLAVPAQTLRAQLREFKSLVPKDAIILSLMKGLEVGTDARMSQVIAEELEWPQDRIAVLSGPNLAMEIAREEPTASVVACSSIETAGWIASACTTPYFRPYTNTDVIGTEIGGIVKNVIALAVGICEGKQMGDNTKASVMTRGLAETTRLAVALGGKSETLFGLSGMGDLIATCSSSLSRNHTAGRLLAQGLTLDEVTGKMQQTAEGIKSAQAVLDRAIQLGVYMPITENVVAVLQGVISVDELGPRLLARELKAEGVHAP; from the coding sequence ATACGCCCGCCGCAGACAGTCGCTGTCCTCGGAGCCGGAAGCTGGGGGACGACTTTCGCCAAGATCGCTGCCGATTCCGGCGACTCCCGGGGAGTGCAGGTCCGCGTGTGGGCCCGCCGGCCGGAAGCCGCCGAAGAGATCAACGCCACCCGCCGCAACTCACGCTACCTCGGGGACATCCAGCTGCCCGCGAACCTGCAGGCCACCGATGACGTAGCAGAGGCCCTGAACGGGGCGCAGCTGGTAGTCCTTGCTGTACCGGCGCAGACGCTTCGGGCCCAGCTGCGCGAGTTCAAGTCCCTCGTCCCCAAGGACGCGATCATCCTTTCCCTTATGAAGGGCCTGGAAGTTGGGACGGACGCGCGGATGAGCCAGGTGATCGCCGAGGAGCTCGAGTGGCCGCAGGACCGCATCGCTGTCCTCTCCGGCCCGAACCTGGCGATGGAAATCGCCCGTGAAGAACCGACAGCGTCCGTCGTCGCCTGCTCCAGCATCGAAACCGCAGGCTGGATCGCCTCAGCGTGCACCACGCCCTACTTCCGTCCCTATACGAATACTGACGTGATCGGCACGGAGATCGGTGGCATCGTCAAGAACGTCATTGCCCTGGCTGTCGGGATCTGCGAGGGAAAGCAGATGGGGGATAACACCAAGGCCTCCGTCATGACCCGCGGGCTGGCCGAGACCACACGGCTGGCGGTTGCCCTGGGCGGCAAATCGGAGACCCTCTTTGGGCTCTCCGGCATGGGCGACCTCATTGCCACCTGTTCCTCGTCGTTGTCCCGCAACCACACCGCCGGCCGGCTGCTGGCGCAGGGCCTGACCCTCGACGAGGTCACCGGGAAAATGCAGCAGACCGCCGAAGGCATCAAGTCAGCCCAGGCCGTGCTGGACCGCGCCATCCAGCTTGGCGTCTACATGCCCATCACCGAAAACGTCGTTGCAGTGCTGCAGGGCGTCATTTCCGTGGACGAACTCGGCCCGCGCCTGCTGGCCCGCGAACTCAAAGCCGAAGGTGTGCACGCCCCATGA